aggagaaggccGGAGGGGAGGGACCTCGAGCTTTCAAATCTAATGGGTTTttagatggagatgaggagagaggacgcGAGGAGTCTGCTGGTCTTACCTTTTAGCACTTTAAGCTCTCCTTTCGGTCTTCCGCATGAAACATAATTTCCACAAAATGTGAATTTGTGACTTTCAGGCACAGTGTTATTAAACTCAATGTTACAAGTCAGACTAAGTGTTATGCGTGTTATTTGGACTGTTTACACTCAATGAAGACTTAGATATGTTCATGTTGTATGTCTAACAACGCCGTGCTCTGTAAAATCAAATGTAATCGAAATTCCCAAATAAACTCCCTGTCCTTTTAATGTATAATATGGTTTGATTTTTGGCTAGTCAAACATCCTTGTAATTTACTATTCCCCATAGCATCATATAATCATCATAACAGCATGTATTTTCTGTTCAAGGACAAAGTCATGAATGCATGACTTCCCATGCATCACCTAAGTTCCAGTAACTTCAGAGAGTCATGAGTTATACTAGTCATGTATGATTATTGGAGCCAGACCTGTGCCCCATACAGACATACAGGAatgccatgacacacacacacacacacacacacacacacacacacacacacacacacacacacacacacacacacacacacagtactttcACACAAAGCTGCCATGCTACTTCCCACCTCGGTCTTAGATGTGACACCCTTCTACACATAGTTGTGTTACATGACCTCCTGGCTGTATTTCACAGTAAGGGTCAGTGTGTCACAGGGCCATCGGGGGGGGGGTGAGGTCCGAGCGTAGCGATAGAGGACTCTAGTGCCCCAAACAAATGGATTTAACATAAAGGTCCTGTAACTTTGACATGGAAGACCATATTTATGTGATCTATACCTTGGCTTTTTACCTGTTCAAACTAAAACACACTAGGTGGCAGTGTGTACCCCTTCAGTTTGTTTTCCAACTCATGGAAGTAGTAGAAGAAAactgactacttcaaaatggagatggcctcaatggcactgcccatgctCTCACTAACAccataatgggacagatacaatgatgtGATGTCTTAGTCTATGGGGCCAATGTATTTTCAGAGAAGGACAAAATGACAGTGACCCAGAAATGGACTGATGGAggtagaaagaaagagatggagacagcTTCTCAACAGGTTTAGAGACATGGAAACAAacagacaaggggagagagacagtgagagtatAAGGGTTGAGTCAAGAGGATACGCATACCCACTCACTTCACACCATCGTGGCCATTCTAGCACCCTTTGCACATGTTCTAGAACTGGTACTGCTGTTGAAGAGGGGTTTAAACCGGACAACTGGGTGGGTCTCTCTCGGTGGAGTCTGTTACGAGTGGCAAGGTGCTCTATTTAATCACGTGTGAAGAACACAGAGATGCTAAGGAAGACTTGTGAAATGGCTCATTAGTTTTGTGTCACGGGGCTTACATAATGTGTTGTTGGGTTACCTTAGGGTACTGATAGCTTGATGTTTTCCCATCTGCCTTATACTACTACTGATATTATGAAGACGTTGAAGCATGTAAGCAAGAACATTTGAGCTGTAAACAGATTGTACAGTACACCAGAACATACACTTTCAACACAGACAtggtcgtggccaaaagttgagaatgacacaaatattaatttccacaaagtttgctgcttcattgtctttagatatttttgtcagatgttactatggaatactgaagtataattacaagcatttcataagtgttaaaaggcttttattgacaattacatgaagttgatgcaaagagtcaatatttgcagtgttgacccttctttttcaagacctctgcaatccgccctggcatgctgtcaattaacttctgggccacatcctgactgatggcagcccattcttgcataatcaatgcttggagtttgtcagaatttgtgggtttttgtttgtcctcttgaggattgaccacacgttctcaatgggattaaggtctggggagtttcctggccatgaacCCAAAATATTgttgttttgttccccaagccccttagttatcacttttgccttatggcaaggtgctccatcatgctggaaaaggcattgttcgtcaccaaactgtgttgctctcggaggatgtgttggtaccattctttattcatggctgtgttcttaagcAAAATTgagagtgagcccactcccttggctgagaagcaaccccacacatgaatggtctcaggatgctttactgttggcatgacacaggactgatggtagcgctcaccttgtcttctccagacacaattttttccggatgccccaaacaatcagaaaggggattcatcagagaaaatgactttacaccagtcctcagcagtccaatccctgtaccttttgtagaatatcagtctgttcctgatgtttttcctggagataagtggtttctttgctgcccttcttgacaccaggccatcctccaaaagtcttcgcctcactgtgcgtgcagatgcactcacatctgcctgctgccattcctgagcaagctctgtactggtggtgccccaatcccgcagctgaatcaacttagAACGGTCCTGGTGTTTGCTGGACTTTCTtcggtgccctgaagccttcttcacaacaatttaactgttctccttgaagttcttgatgatccgataaatggttgttTTAGGTGCAATTgaactggcagcaatatccttgcatgtgaagccctttttgtgcaaagcaatgacggcacatgtttccttgcaggtaaccatggtttacagaggaagaacaatgattccaagcaccaccctccttttgaagcttctagTCTGtcattcaaactcaatcagcatgacagagtgatcctccagccttgtcctcgtcaacactcacacctgtgttaacgagagaatcactgacatgatgtcaactggtccttttgtggcagggctgaaatgtagtggaaatgtttttgggggactcagttcatttgcatggcaaatagggactttgcaattaattgcaattcagcTGATCACTCTTCaaaacattctggagtatatgcaaattgccatcatacaaactgaggcagcagactttgtgaaaatgtatatttgtgtcattctcaaaacttttggacACGACTGTACAGTACCCTAGCACAAAGATGCCAAACAAGCACTGTATTGATGGAACAGTATCTCATCCATATCCATTACTCACAACAggaactacagtggggcaaaaaagtatttagtcagccaccaattgtgcaagttctcccacttaaatagatgagagaggcctgtaattttcatcataggtacacttcaactatgacagacaaaataagaaaagaaatatccagaaaatcacattgtacgatttctaatgaatttatttgcaaattatggtggaaaataagtatttgatcaataacaaaagtttatctcaatactttgttatatagcctttgttggcaatgacagcggtcaaacgttttctgtaagtcttcacaaagtttttacacactgttgctggtattttggcccattcctccatgcagatctcctcaagagcagtgatgttttggggctgttgctgggcaacacggacttccaactccctccaaagattttctatggggttgagatctggagactggctaggccactccaggcccttgaaatgcttcttacgaagccactccttcattgcccgtgcgcggtgtttgggatcattgtcatgctgaaagacccagccacgtttcaccTTCAATGCCCTTattgatggaaggaggttttcactcaaaatctcatgatacatggccccattcattctttcctttacacggatcagtcgtcctggtcccattgtagaaaaacagccccaaagcatgtttccacccctatgtttcacagtaggtatggtgttctttggatgcaactcagcattctttgtcctccaaacacaacgagttgagttaaaaagtaatattttggtttcatctgaccatatgacattctcccaatcttcttctggatcatccaaatgttctctagcaaacttcagatgggcctggacatgtactggcttaagcaagaggacacgtctggcactgcaggatttcaatccctggcggcgtagtgtgttggtcccagctttctgcaggtcattcactattccccgcgtggttctgggatttttgctcaccgttcttgtgatcattttgaccccacggggtgagatcttgcgtggagccccagatcgacggaaattatcagtggtcttgtatgtcttccatttcctaataattgctcccacagtttatttcttcaaaccaagctgcttacctattgcagattcagtcttcccagcctggtgcaggtctacaattttgtttctggtgtcctttgacagctctttggtcttggccatagtggagtttggagtgtgactgtttgaggttgtggacaggtgtattttatactgataacaagttcaaacaggtgccattaatacaggtaacgagtggaggacagaggagcctcttaaagaagtaacaggtctgtgagagccagaaatcttgcttgtttgtaggtgaccagatacttattttccaccataatttgcaaataaattcataaaaaatcctataatgtgatttcctggatttgattttctcattttgtctgtcatagttgaagtgtacctatgatgacaattacaggcctcatctttaagtgggagaacttgcacaattggtggctgactaaatacttttttgccccactgtatatcatttCCAGGGCAGTGAATACTCTGTCAGAATAACAGTAACAGATGTATTGTATATAGTATTATAACTAAAGACACAAGAGATGGCTATGGTCCCAATCAAAACGGGGTAAACTGGTCTTAAACCAGTCACACTAAGACATGTTGTGGGGAACATGTGGAACTGGGTCAGAACATGACAGAGTATGGGGATCATGTGGAACTGGGTCAGAGCATGACAGAGTATGGGGATCATGTGGAACTGGGTCAGAGCATGACAGAGTATGGGGATCATGTGGAACTGGGTCAGAGCATGACAGAGTATGGGGATCATGTGGAACTGGGTCAGAGCATGACAGAGTATGGGGATCATGTGGAACAGGGTCAGAGCGTGACAGAGTATCACACAGTCGGAGTTTCATGCTGGGCCCATAGGTGAGCGTTTGACATGAGGCAAAACGTGTGTctgtgtcacaggaggttggttgcACATTAATTGGAGGATGGGcccatggtaatggctggagaggaatggatggaatggtttctatgtgtttgatgccaaTACATTTGCGTAGTTCTAAAGGAGAGAAAGATGCAGAATGTTGTTTTGCTGTCACAGAGACACAAAGGAAACATAAAGAATAAAACAGCTACAGTAGGTATAACCTTCATTGTATGTAGTGGGCATCAAGTTCAAATAGTAAAAGGTGCAACACAAAGCACAAAAACAAGCTTCAAGGTGTGAACAGACAACTGCTTCTACAGATGTAAAACAACCCACATGCTGCATTCAAACAGCAGATGAGCCTGTTATACAGTGAGAATGCCAACACACAGAAGACCAGGGTGCCTCTGCATAACTCACATTCCTGTCCCTGGACCATTCTCTACGAGGTAGATGTCGTTTGAGTGAAAAATATCTATGATTACCATAGAGACAAGGCATTGTGTGCAAAACAACTAGGCAGGGTTGGGTGGGGGGGGGCATGTCATAGTGATGGTATGTgagttgtggaaaaagtcaacatTGTCAATTGCAATCAATCAAGTAAATCGGTTGAGTGTAAACATATGGTTACTCTTGTACTCTGTTTGAATCAAATATGGAAATAAGAGCATTTCAAATGGTGCAAAACAGGTTGTGGTGAAACCAGTCTAGTTGTTTAAAACTTGTTTTTGAAAGCTTCGATGGTTTCAACTTTCAACTAAAAATGTATGTCTCTGTCCGTTTATGACTTGTGTTAACGTTCTGGAACTTTTTCAACTGTCCTTCCAGCATTGTAAATGATCTCCACATGTTCACTGTGAAAGTGTTCCAGAATCTCATAATCACttccttctctctcacactctgtcaGTATCTTCACTTGATCAATAGGCCGACAGCTGTATCTCTCCACCCttgttcaaaacatattttacaagCAGATAGATAAGCCGAGTCCTGTCATCAGGTGTTTGCTTCCAGCCCAGCAGACTGTGACCAGTTCTCACCTACAGGGGGCACTTATGTATTCAATTCAATACAGTTTGACATTTCTAAATAACACAATGACCAAACCGGCTGCACATGTATAACCGTGCGTACGTTGAGTTGGTCTAATCCCCACCAGATGCGACCAGGACACGccggttgaaatatcaaaactcTGACACAAAATTGTGTGTTCTcaactccgacaattaatccacagataaaaggggaaaCCTAGTTAGTTTCTAATAATCTCTCCTTGTTCAGTCTTCTGTGGATTTTATAttgcggttggcaaccaactttaaggtgcattactgcAACCAACAGGACTGGAGTGTGGacttcatctttcaatcacccacgtgggtatatgctcctaaaaaccaatgagtagATGGGAGAAGCGGGACTTTCAGCGTGTCAAGTGTCTAACATAGAACCATGTTaaattttagcgcctggctacgcagaTGCTCGCAAGCAGTTTGGATGAAATGATTGAATGTGTAAATTGCAACGCGGCCAGTATGTAAAAGTTTTCCAACATAGTAAATACTAGACTACCTTCTTGGGATAAATATTTCCTTTTAATTCATCTGAGAAAATAATCAAATGGAAGCATTTGAATGCATCCCATAGTAAACAGACGGGAAATACAAAAATATAGATAAAATATTCTAATTTAGAATTGTTTTTTCTTCAAAAAGGATGTTAATTATGTCTCTTTGGATCAACATATGGACAGTATATTTTTTGAATCTGATATATTTGCAAAACATTTATTTAGCAAGTTTCCCCATCCCATTCCCTCATGCAGCAATCAACCCATTTCGTTCCGTTAATGTCCATTCATAAGTACCAACTCTCCACCCGCCCAACCATCCCTCAGCTAATCTTCAGAAACATTTTCCCCCATGCCTCAAAACAACCCCTCCTTAACCCAGCCCTCCCCAGTCTGTCCCTGGCTCATTAGATTGTGGTTTCCCCCCTTCCTCCCAGTCCCATATCACTCTCCCATATCAATCTCCTGGTGGCGTTTAGAAGGTGGCACTAGGTGTTCCGGAAGCTTCCCCGGCAGCTCATGCCCCTCCAGCTTCACCTTGATCAGGTGATTGGCCAACGCAAACTCCTCGTCGTCCAGGTAACCATCCTTATCCACGTCAGCCAGCTTCCAGATCTTGCCCAGGACCGTGTTGGGCAGCTTGGACTTCACCATCTCCTTCTTGGCTGCCGCGCCTGACACTTTACCATTGATCGGCGACAGTGTGTAGAAAATCTCATCGTATGAGGGTTTGTCCCTGCCCACCACCCACTCCAGCTCGTCGATGCCTTCCCCGGCTCCCTCTCCGTAGCCGTGGCCGAAGGGGCCGGACATGGTGCCCTCGAAGGCGCCTCCGTGGACAGCCTGGCTGGGCATGGCGGCTTCCTCCTGGCGGACCAGGGTCATGAGGCGGGCGATGTCATTGGCCAACATGTCCTCCACAGCCTCTAGCAGCTTGGGCTTCATGGTAGAGAACTTAGAGAAGTCGTGGCCAGCCAGGAGCTCCTACagagatgaaggagaggggagatgtaCACTATGTTAAAGGTCTGATGTCATTAATAAAGAATGTGTTCATCATTGGATGGTCTTCATTTGTTTAACAACATAATATGGAGGACAGGATAACACttcagtttgtagagtcacatTCATTAACCtctggtgtggatgtgtgtacgGAAACTATACCATTAACTTTTCTCTGAGGAAACAAAGGCTAAACTAGATATGGATTCAGAGGCTCCATTTCACCTGCATCTTCTTGAGTTTAGGGAAGTCTCCAGGGGAGATCTGatgttccctctctatcttcaGGTACGTCTCTCCCAGGTTGGCGATCAGCTCCTTCTTCTTGTTCTCCTTCCCAAACACACTGGGCATCTCCTTCTTCAGAGAGCTGATGATGTAGGCATGGACCTGGACAAGGGTTCAAAGGTCACACAACCTTTAGAAACAAGCTATTGACCCAGACTGATATTCTGCCATAATAAACCTAAAGATGTAGGCATGGACAAGGGTTCAAACATCCTTTAGAAACTACCGGTTGACCCACAACAAAATACTACTAACTTtaactctgctcctctctgctaaAGTGCCCTCTTGGATATTCCATCACACCTTCCCTACACCCATCTGGGAATCCTCCCCCATCCAGTCTCACCTTAGCCAGCCGTGCCCTCTTGATGAGGTCATTGAGTTTCCGTATCGCTGCATTCCGGGGAAGCCCCTGGATGTCCTGGAACAAGTCCTGTTCCTCAGCCTCAAACAGCTTCCTGTTGTCAGGGATCAGGAGAGGCTGGGCCCAGAACGACCCGATGTACACCCTCACCACCTGAGgaccacaatacacacacactcagcaaaaaaaggaaatggcctctcactgtcaactgtgtttattttcagcaaacttgacatgtgtaaatatttgtatgaacataacaagattcaacagacaaactgaacaagttccacagacatgtgactaatataaattgaataatgtgtccctgaacaaaggggggatcaAAATATAAAGtaacagtcattatctggtgtggccaccagctgcattaagtactgcagtgcatctcctcctcatggactgcaccatatttgccagttcctgctgtgagatgttacccccactcttccaccaaggcacctgcaagttcctggacatttctggggggtggccctcaccctccgatccaacaggtcccagatgtgctcaatgggattgagatccgggctcttcactggccatggcagaacactgatatttctatcttgcaggaaatcatgcacagaatgagcagtatggctggtggcattgtcatgctggagggtcatgtcaggattagcctgcaggaagggtaccacattagggaggagaatgtcttccctgtaacgcacagcattgagattgcctgcaatgacaacaagctcagtctaatgatgttgtgacacaccgccccagaccatgacggaccctccacctccaaatcgatccggctccagagtacaggcctcggtgtaacgctcattccttggacaataaacgcgaatccgaccatcacccctggtgagacaaaacatccgactcgtcagtgaagagcactttttgtcagtcctgtctggtccagcgagggtgggtttgtgcccataggcgacgttgttgccggtgatgtctggtgaggacctgccttacaacaggcctacaagccctcagtccagcctctctcagcctattgcggacagtcagagcactgatggagggattgtgcattcctggttctggtaggtgtgatgttcggatgtacagatcctgtgcaggtgtcgtTACACGTggcctgccactgcgaggacgatcaactgtccgtcctgtctccctgtagcgctgtcttaggcgtctcacagtacggacattgcaatttattgccctggccacatctgcagtcctcatgcttccttgcagcatgcctaaggtacgttcacacagatgagcagggaccctgggcatctttctttttgtgtttttccagagtcagtagaaaggcctctttagtgtcctaagttctcataactgtgaccttaattgtctaccgtctgtaaaatgttagtgtcttaacgaccgttccacaggtgcatgttcattaattgtttatggttcattgaacaagcatgggaaacagtgtttaaaacatttacaatgaagatctgtgaagttatttgtatttttattaattatctttggaaaacagggtcctgaaaaagagacgtttctgtacacacacacgttcaaatgttggggtcacttagaaatgtccttgtttttgaaagaaaagcacatttgtccagtaaaataacatcaaattgatcagaaatacaatgtagacattgttgtaaatgactattgtagctggaaatggcagattttttatggaatatctacataggcatacagagacccattatcagcaaccatcactcctgtgttccagtggcacgtagtgttagttaatccaagtttatcattttaaaaacagctaattgatcatttgaaaacctttttgcaattatattagcacagctgaaaactgttgtgctaattgaagaagcaataaaactggccttctttagactagttgagtatctggaccaTCAGCATTTgtgactttcttctgaaactcgtcagtctattcttgttctgagaaattaaggctattccatgcaagaaatttaGAAGAAACTGAAGagctcatacaacgctgtgtactactcccttcacagaacaaactggccctaaccagaatagaaagaggagtgggaggccccggtgcacaactgagcaagaggacaagtacattagattgtctagtttaagaaacagatgcctcacaaatcctcaactgCCAGCTTCCTTTAATAGTACCCGCAGTAGTACcaatctcaacgtcaacagtgaagaggcgactccagaaagctggccttctaggcagagttgcaaagaaaaagccatatctcagaatAAAAAGATTGTCCATTGGGGccctaaacttttgaacagtagtgtatatgccatttagcacaCCTTTGTGTGGGTGACCCCAGAGAGAACACAATGGAAAGAAGTTGTTAGACTTTACTGTTTCTTTCATccttaaatgttttgttttgttgtcaTCCGACAGCTAAGGCAACTCTATATGTATTTAAAAATGTCTGCGTCTGATATGGCACCCTACTCCCAATATAGTTACTTTTGATTGTGggaaagtagtgaactatatagggaataggttgcgaTTTCAGGCACATCTTTgttgaaataaaacaaataataagTCACCTCGGGGGTGTTGATGATCTTCCCCAGCGACCACATGAGGGCACCGTAGACCCTCATCAGCTGCTGCGTGTTGATCTGGTCAGCCTTGTTCAGCACCACGCGCATCTTGTCCTCGTGGTTCTTCAGGGCGCGGATCACCTCAGAGAACTCGTCTGAGATGTCCAGCTTGTGGGCGTCAAACAGGAGGATGATGCGGTCCACACGCTCCGCAAACCACTCCAGTACTGCTGCAAAGTCATACCCTGTAGAGCGGCAAGGCGGGTTATGCTGGAGTCACACAGTCTGGACTGTCTATCAGCAAGACTTATGTTGAGGAGGAACCCCAAATGAGATTGTGGGGAGAAAGATGATGACAAAATGAAGGAAAAGTGGATAGGAAAAGTGGATATTGGGTTTTGATTGTGTgggttgtggtgtattgtggctAACATGACCCTATAATGGACAACACTACTGATGGACATACTGAAAGTATAGAACCTATGCAGCATATTTCAAAACATCTCTGATTCTGTCCAAATATTCAAACGTGTTCAGTGCCATCCTCTTTAGCCTATTTAAAAAACAACACGAAACAGAGGAGTCTGAAAAGCAATAGGAACAGAGAGGCTTTTCCTTTTCTGAACAGAAGCCTGGGGAGTTCTGGCGCAGCGAGCAGAGGCTCTTTAAAAATACAAAGGAAGAGAAATAGAGGGGGGAATTATGGTTTTGATTAGTGCCGTCATCTGATCGGAAAAGAATGCAGGCAGTCAGTCTAAAAAGCTAATCTACGCAGCTGGCCACACAATCAGCACCAGATCTGCTGCACACGCATTCCAGGGGTAGgctttgtgcatgtgtgtgtcaggggGGTGGGAGGGGCAGTGGAaagagtgagtgggagagaacAAATGCGAGCAAGAGAAagtgagtgaaagagacagaatcacagacagagaggagaaagggaaatCATAACACTAGCATATCAAaacaggagagcgagagagatgggggagacggagagagatgggggaatcTGAAGGTCAGAGGCCTGTGGGATTTAGAGGACATTCTTCCATCAAATGGAGTTTGAAACAACTGTCTCCACACAATGTCTACTGCACCACGCTCTCCAGTCTACCAACAACTGTTGCTtctaacacacacaacaccagcCCCAGGCACTGTCATACCCCCGATGAACAATacagtcgtgtgtgtgtgcgtgtgcgtgtgcgcgtgtgtgtgtgtgtgtgtgtgtgtgtgtgtgtgtgtgtgtgtgtgtgtgtgtgtgtgtgtgtgtgtgtgtgtgtgtggtgtgatgaTAGTGGTCTGAGGTATGTATGTGGTATTGAAGTACAGCATTTCACCCCCTAAGGCTAAATAGGGTCATCTTGACACACATAGACGTATGCATTTACACACactttccctctgctcctcttctcaTAGCTCTTAGCTATGTATCTCTCATACgttccctctgctcctcttctcttaGCTATGCATCTCTCATACgttccctctgctcctcttctcttaGCTATGTATCTCTCATACgttccctctgctcctcctctcataGCTCTTAGCTATGTATCT
This window of the Oncorhynchus keta strain PuntledgeMale-10-30-2019 chromosome 4, Oket_V2, whole genome shotgun sequence genome carries:
- the LOC118381224 gene encoding EH domain-containing protein 1-like; protein product: MFRTRDKKTPEPFQDVSQGLKKLYRTKLFPLEDSYQFHDFHSPALEDADFDNKPMVLLVGQYSTGKTTFIRHLMEQDFPGMRIGPEPTTDSFIAVMHGDQDGMIPGNALVVDPKKPFRKLNAFGNAFLNRFTCAQMSNPVLESISIIDTPGILSGEKQRISRGYDFAAVLEWFAERVDRIILLFDAHKLDISDEFSEVIRALKNHEDKMRVVLNKADQINTQQLMRVYGALMWSLGKIINTPEVVRVYIGSFWAQPLLIPDNRKLFEAEEQDLFQDIQGLPRNAAIRKLNDLIKRARLAKVHAYIISSLKKEMPSVFGKENKKKELIANLGETYLKIEREHQISPGDFPKLKKMQELLAGHDFSKFSTMKPKLLEAVEDMLANDIARLMTLVRQEEAAMPSQAVHGGAFEGTMSGPFGHGYGEGAGEGIDELEWVVGRDKPSYDEIFYTLSPINGKVSGAAAKKEMVKSKLPNTVLGKIWKLADVDKDGYLDDEEFALANHLIKVKLEGHELPGKLPEHLVPPSKRHQEIDMGE